A region of the Variovorax sp. 54 genome:
CGGGCGCCGGCGGCGGCCTGGGCCGTGCCTACGCATTGGCCTTTGCCGAGGCCGGCGCCCAGGTCGTGGTCAACGACATCCGCCTCGATGCGGCACAAGAAGTTGCCGACACCATCGCGGCGGCCGGCGGCCAGGCACTGGCCAACGGCGGCGACATCGTCACGATGCGGGGCGCGCAGGACATCGTCGCGCAGGCCATCGCGCGCTTCGGCGACGTGCACGTCCTCGTCAACAACGCCGGCAACCTGCGCGACCGCATGTTCGTCAGCATGGACGACGAAGACTGGGACGAGGTCATGCGCGTTCACCTGCGCGGCCACTTCTGCCTGTCCAACACGCTGGCGCGCCACTGGCGAGACCGCAAGAAGGCCGGCGCGTCGGTGGACGCTCGCATCATCAACACCAGCTCGGGCGCAGGCCTGCAGGGCTCGGTGGGCCAGTCGAACTACAGCTGCGCCAAGGCCGGCATTGCCGCACTGACGCTGGTGCAGGCGGCCGAGCTGCGGCGCTACGACATCAGCGTCAACGCCCTGGCACCGGCGGCCCGCACCGCCATGACCCAGAGCACGCAGGCGATGGCCGCCAGGGTGCAGGTCCCCACCGACGACAGCTTCGACTTCTGGGACCCGGCCAACGTCGCCTCGCTGGTGGTGTTCCTGGGCAGCCCGCTGTCCGCGCACATCACGGGACGCGTCTTCGAAGCCTCCGGCGGGCAGGTGTCGCTGTCCGACGGCTGGCGCGTGGGCGCGCTGCGCGACAAGGGCGCGCGCTGGGACCCGGCCGAACTCGGGCCGGTGATCGACGCGCTGATCGCCGAGGCTGCAACGCCGCAACCGGTGTACGGCGCATGAGCGCCGTGCCGGGCCACCCCAAACAAGCTCGCACTGCAGTGCGAAGCACGAAGGTACGCCAATGAGCGGCTATGTCGACTTCAGCCTGAGCGCGGACCAACGCATGATCCGCGACGCCGCCGCTGACTTCCTGGCGGCGCAAAGCCCGTCGGGTGCCGTGCGCCAGGCCATGGAATCCGAACGCGGCTTCGATCCCGCGCTGTGGACGCGCATGGGCGTGGAAATGGGCTGGTGTGCCCTGCCGATCGCCGAGGCCTGCGGCGGCCTGGCGCTGTCCTGGGTCGAGGTGGCGCTGCTGCTCGAACAGATGGGCCGCCGCCTGGTCTGCTCGCCGTACTTCGCCACCGTGTGCCTGGCCGCGACCGCGCTGCAGGAGAGCGGCAACGCCACCGCCTGCGCCGCGTGGCTGCCGCGCATCGCGGACGGCACCCTGCGCGCCACGCTGGCCTTCGGCGAAACCGGCATCGGCTGGGACCCTGCGCGTGTGACCGCCATCGCCCGGCGCACGGACAGCGGCTTCGTGCTGGAGGGAAGCTTCCGCCACGTGCCCGACGGCGCGCAGGCCGAGGTCCTGCTGGTCCCGGCCTTGCTCGACCAGTCACCTGCGCTGTTCGCCGTGCCGGCCGGCACGCCCGGCCTGCGCGCCACGGAACACCGCGGCATGGACCTGACACGCCGCACCGCCGAAGTGGTGCTGCCCGAAGTCCAGCTGCCGCCCGAGGCCCTCGTCGCCGAGGGGGGCCGGGCCGCCACGGCGCTGCAACGCACCGAGGCGCTGGCAGCCATCGCGCTGGCCGCCGAGCAACTGGGCGGCGCGCAGCAATGCCTGGACCTCACGCTGGCCTATGTCGCCGAACGCGTTCAGTTCGGTCGCACGCTCGCCTCGTTCCAGGCGGTCAAGCACCGCTGCGCCGAGATGATGGTGCGCATCGAGTCGACCCGCTCCGCCGTGACCGGCGCGGCGCGTGCGGCCTCCGAAGCGGATGTGACGACCGCCGAACTCCTGCTGGAAGCGGCGTGCGCCAAGTCCTTTGCGTCCGACGCCTTTTTCTTTTGTGCGCAGGAAGCCATCCAGCTGCACGGCGGCGTCGGCTTCACCTGGGAATACGACCCGCAGCTGTACTTCAAGCGCGCACAGGCCGGCACCCAGTGGCTGGGCACCCCCGACCTCCTGCGCGAACGCGCGGCCGCCGCCTTGCTGGGCGACGCCCAACACCTTTCTTGCACACCATGACCCTTGCAACGACCGACACCGACGAGGCGTTCCGCGCCGAAGTGGCGCAATGGATGCAGACCCACCTCGTGGGCCGCTTCGCGTGCCTGCGCCATCGCGGCGGCCCCGGCGACGAAGACGCCTACCCCGCGCTGCGCAAGGCGTGGGAACAACTGCTGGCCGCCGGCCGCTGGACCTGCATCGGCTGGCCGCGCGCGCATGGCGGGCGCGAACTCTCCGTCGCGCGCCAGATCATCTTTCACGAAGAGTACGCACGCGCCGGTGGCCCCGGCCGCATGGGGCACCTGGGCGAAACCTTGCTGGGGCCGACCCTCATCGCCCATGGCAGCGCCGAGCAGCAGCGCCGCTTCCTGCCCGGCATCGTGGCCGGCACCGACTACTGGTGCCAGGGCTATTCCGAACCGGGTGCGGGGTCCGACCTGGCCAATGTGCAGACCCGCGCCCGGCTGGACGCCGACACCGGCGAGTGGGTGATCGACGGGCAGAAAGTCTGGACCTCGCTGGCGCAGGACTCGCAATGGATCTTCGTGCTGGCGCGCTGCGAGGCCGGCTCGCGCGGGCACTCGGGCCTGGTCTTCCTGCTGGTCGCACTGGACCAGCCCGGCGTCGAAGTCCGCCCGATCCGGCAGATCACCGGCACGTGCGAATTCAACGAGGTGTTCTTCGACGGTGCGCGCACGCCGGCGGCCCACGCCGTGGGCGCACCGGGCGAAGGCTGGAAAGTGGCGATGGCCCTGCTGGGCTTCGAGCGCGGCCTGTCGTGGATCGACCAGCAGATGCACTTCGAGCACCAGCTGGCCCTGGTGTGCGACGCGGCCCGCGCCACCGGCGCCGACCAGGTGCCTGCGCTGCGCGCGCGCATCGGCCACGCGGCACTGGGCCTGAAGGTGATGCACTACAACACGCTGCGCACGATGTCCGCACAGTTGAGCGGCGAGCTCTCGCGCGAGGCCTACATCAACAAGCACTACTGGTCGCACTGGCACCGCGACCTCGGCAAGCTGGCCATGGACGTGCTCGGCCTGGAAGGCGACATCCTCCTGGACGACTTCTCGCGCACGCGCCTGCAGCAGATCTTTCTGTTCAGCCGCTCGGACACCATCGTCGCCGGCACCAGCGAGATCCAGCTCAACATCATTGCCGAACGCGCCCTGGGCATGCCCAAGGAACCGCGCCCGGCACGCTGAGGCCGGCCACCGGTTTCCGCACTCTCCGTTCACGCCCCATCCACAGCAGGAGCCCTCGTGGTCCCCCTTTCTCCTCCCCCCTACCCCACCACAGCGCACGGCCTTGCCAAGGGCAAGTCCGTGCTGATCACCGCAGCGGCCGGCGCTGGCATCGGCTACGCGGCGGCGCGCCGCTTCGCCGAAGAAGGCTGCCGCGCGCTGATGATCTCGGACATCCATCCGCGCCGGCTCGAGGAAGCCGCTGAAAAATTGCGCGCCGAGACCGGCCACGCCCACATCCACACCCAGTTGTGCGACGTGACGCAGGAAGACCAGGTGCAGGCCCTGGTCGCGGCAGCCGAAGACAAGCTCGGCGGCACCGATGTGCTGATCAACAACGCAGGCCTGGGCGGCTCCCGGCGCGTGGTCGACATGAGCGACTCCGAATGGCTGCAGGTGCTGGACGTCACGCTGACCGGCACCTTCCGAATGACCCGCGCCATGCTGGGGCCCATGCAGGCCCGCCGCGCCGGCGCCATCGTCAACAACGCCTCGGTGATCGGCTGGCGTGCGCAGAAGGAACAGGCGCACTACGCCGCCGCCAAGGCCGGCGTGATGGCACTCACACGCTGCAGCGCGCTCGAGGCCGCTGAATATGGTGTCCGCATCAACGCCATCGCGCCGAGCATCGCCATGCACGATTTCCTGCGCAAGGTGGCGCCGGCGGACATGCTGGAAATGCTGGCACAGAAAGAAGCGTTCGGCCGCCCTGCAGAGGTCTGGGAGATGGCCAACGTCATGGTCTTCCTGGCCAGCGACTACGCCAGCTACCTGGTCGGCGAAGTCCTCTCCGCGAGCAGCCAACATGCATGAAGCCCAAGGCCTGAACCCTTCCGGCGAGGTATCGCCGCCACGCCCCGTCTTCGCCTCGGCGCAGGCGCTGGTCGCGGCGGCGGGCCACCCCCTGGGATGCAGCGACTGGCTGCGCATCACTCAGGAACGCATCGACCAGTTCGCTGCCGCCACCGGCGACCACCAGTGGATCCACGTCGACCCGCAGCGGGCCGCCGCCGGACCGTACGGCGCCACCATTGCGCACGGCTACCTGACCCTGTCGCTGGCAAACCTCTTCATGCCGCAGATCCTGCAGGTCGACATGCGCATGGGCCTGAACTACGGCAGCGACCGTGTGCGCTTTCCCGCGCCGGTGCGGGTGGGCTCGCGCCTGCGCGGCAACGGGAAGATGCTCACCGTCACGCCGCTCGGGGATGGCGGCGTGCAGTGCGTCATCCAGGTCACCGTCGAGCTTGAAGGCAGCGAGCGGCCGGCCTGCGTCGTGGACAGCCTCAACCGCTACTACTTCTGAGGCCCCCACGCCCATGATCGTGCCCGGCGTTCGCGAGGAGACAGGGGGCGTTGCCGGATGAACCCCGGCACCGGAAACGCCCCCGCGGTCAAACAGCCGCACCCCGTTCCGTGTTTCAAGCGACGGTAGATCGAGGCCCCCATGAACACCCTCCACGAACAAGCCCACCCCCTGCTGGACGATCGTTTTGGCGAAACCTTTCGAACTACATCGGAACGGCAGGCGCCTGTAAAATTTTCACCTTCGCTCGCCCTGATTCGTACCAACCGAGGCTTGAAAGTGGAAGAAAACGACAAGCCTGTGCAGGCGCCGGTGGGCACGGGCGCTGCCATTCCTCTTTCGCTGTCGGAATTCAGCGAACTGGTGCGCCTGGTCTATCACGGCTCGACCGAAACCGTGCCCTGGCAGAGTCTGCTCAGCGAGGTCGGGCGCCTGCTGGACGCCAACTGGGTCACCCTGGTCCTTCGCCGGCCGGTCATCGACCGCTACGGGCTGGTGCTGGTCTGGAAGCAGGGATTTCCGGTCCGCATCGCCACCGCCTACGACCAGTACGCCTGCGCCATCGACCCCTTCGTGAACCTGCCGCTGGACCGCGTGCTCAGCCTCGACGAAGTGATCAACGAGGCCGACCTCAAGGCCTGCGAGTTCTACAAGCAGTTCCTGGAGCCGGAGAACATCGGCCAGATGCTGGGCTTCGACTTCCATGCCTCCGGGAACGCCCAGCCTCACACCTTGCCCCACGACGGCGGCATCCTGGATTGCCACTTCCGGATCTGCCGCCCGGACACGCAGACGCGCTTCTCGAACACCGACCGCGAACTGCTCAAGATCCTGCTGCCGCACCTGAAGCTCGCGGTGCATCTGCACTCGCAGGGCGACGTGCTGGAGACCGAACGCGAGCTCTACGCGGGCACGGTCGACCGCATGCAGCTGGGCATGGTGATCCTGGACGAGGCCGGCAAGCTCCTGAAGATGACGACGATCGCCTCCGAGATCCTCAAGGAGAACGACGGCCTCGGGATGTCGCAAGGCGCCATCAAGGCCGACTACCGCCAGGGGGACCGCGAGCTGCAGCAACTGATCACCGAGGCGCTGTCGACCGCGACCAAGTGGAAGCCCGCCGTGGCCGCGGCCCTGGCCATCACCCGGCCGTCAGGTCGCGCCAAGCTCGGCGTGATCGTGCGCGCGATCCCGCTGAACGCCTGGTCCGAAGGCAAGCGCCGCCCCTCGGTCGCCGTGATGATCCGCGACCCGGAGCGCAAGTCCGAGGCCTCGCACGAGATCATGCGCAACCTCTTCGACCTCACGCCGGCCGAGGCCGCGCTGGCGATGCAGCTGGCCAACGGCCAGACGCTGGAAGAGGCCTCCGAAGAACTCGGCATCCGCAAGAACACCGCGCGCGCGCATCTGCGCTCCATCTTCTCGAAGACCGGCGTGACCCGACAGACCATGCTGGTGCGGTTGATTCTCAGCAGCTTGTCGATGGGATGAAACGCCGCGCCCCTGGCGCGGCCCCCTCAGATCAATCACGCTCCTCGTAGTAGCGGCGGTGCTGCTCACGCTCCCATTGCCGGCGACGCCATTCACGGCGCTCCGCGCGGCGCTCTTCCCAGCGTTGCGCGCGACGCTCCTCCCAACGAGATCCAGGCTCGTAGTAGACAGGTGCCGGGCTGGAGTAGACCGGCTGGGCAGGCTGGTAGTAGGTCGGGGCCGGCCTCGAGTAGACAGGCGCCGGCTCGTAGTACACCGGGGCGGGCTCGCTCACGACCACGCCGGGCAGGTTGACACCGATGGACCAACTGGTGCCCGCATTGGCCGATGCGGCGGCGAACAAGGCTGCGGCAGCAACGAGACCTGCGGCGCCCAGCTTCAGAGCGGTTCGGGGGAAAGTCATTTCATCTCCTGGAGGGCAAGAAATCGCCCTGATGCACCACCAACGCCTGGCCTTGCGGCGCCGCGTACATCGCCACGATGAAGAACGTTCCCAAATGTCACGCTGCCAACTGACCGAGAGGGGGTTGGCCGGAACCTGCTTCGAATGCTTGTCGAGTTCGGGAGGCGGGAGAAAGTGCAGACAGGGCTGGCGCTGCGCACCACTCAGCCCGTGGGAATTGACCGATTTTTCAAAGCCAAAGAAAAACGGGTCAGAGCTTGTGGCCCTGACCCGTTGATCTAACTACTGTTTTTGGTCGGTGTGAAAGGATTCGAACCTTCTACCCCTTGCACCCCATGGAATTATTTTGCGGATTTCACTGGATTCCATCGGACTTCCTCGGAGACATAAAGTCTTTTAAAATCAAATACTTGCGGAGACTTTTGTTCCTAGAGCATCTAATCGGGTACATTTCAATCCGAAGATTTTTAGGGCACGATTAGGGCACGGAATGGCAAAGCTAACAGTTCGAGCGATAGACACGGCACGGCCCAAGGGCAAGCCGTACAAACTCACGGTGGATACGGGGCTCTACATCCGGGTAGCGCTCGACGGGGAAAAGCGTTGGCTTATCAAGTACGTCGTGGACGGCAAACAGCGCGAAGCACGCCTTCCGAAGCCCTACGGAAATAGCGGCGCAGGATTCATGACGCTAAGTGCAGCGACCGCCGAAAACGCGAGGATTCAGGCACTGGCTCGTGATGGCATCGATTTTCAGGTGCAAGCGGCCGAAGCCAAAGATGCAGCAGCGCTCGAAGCCAAGCGAACGAAGGTACTGGATGCGAGCGTGCAAGAAATGTTCGACGCTTGGTTGGCCGATGGCGTAACGCGCAAGGATGGCAACTCAGAGCTGCGTCGCTCATTCGAGAAGGATGTGCTGCCGAGCATCGGCAGCAAGCGCGTGAAAGACGTGACTGAACATCATCTTCGCGCCCTGCTCCGGGCGATGGTGCAACGTGGCGTGGCTCGCATGACTACACGCGTCTACAACGATCTGGTCCAGATGTTTTCTTGGGCTGAAAAGCGTCAGCCGTGGCGCACCTTGATGATCGAAGGCAACCCAGCCAATCTGCTCGAAATCGATCGCATCCTGCCGCTCGGCTCAACGGCGAACGCCGAGCGTAGCCGCATCTTTTCGCCTGATGAGATTCGAGAACTGCGCGATATTTTTTCCACAATGGACGCGGTCTACGAATCAGCACCGGATAAGAGAGCGGCGTCAAAACCACTCAAGACTGAGACAAGAATCGCAATGTGGTTGTGTCTAGCCACTGCCTGCCGCATTGGCGAGCTACTCCAAGCCAAGTGGGAACATCTCGATCTCAACGCCGGTATGTGGCGGATTCCCGTGGAAAACACCAAAAAGACAAATGGAGAGCAGCAAGATCACATCGTCTACCTGTCCGACTTTGCAAGTCGGCAATTCAAATCCCTCTACGAGATCACAGGCGAGGATTCGAAGTGGTGCTTTCCGGCTCGCAGCGCAATCGCGGGCGAACAGCATGTGTGTGTCAAATCAACCTCAAAGCAAATTGGGGATCGACAGATGCAGTTCAAGAAGCGCAAGCCGCTGAAGAACCGCAAGAATGACAACTCCCTCGTGCTCGCCAAGGGAAAGACCGGTGAATGGACGCCGCATGATCTCCGTCGAACCGCTGCAACCCTCATGCAGTCACTGGGGGTGTCACTCGATGTCATCGACCGGTGCCAAAACCACGTCATTGCTGGGAGCAAAGTGCGACGTCATTACCTACACTATGACTACGCCAGTGAAAAGACAGAAGCCTGGAAGCAGCTTGGACAAAAGATCGAACTGATACTCTCCGAAACTGCCGCCTCATCTTCTAAAAAGGAGTATGGCGAATTGCTCCCAAGCTCCATCGATAAGCAAGCATTTTCGACAAGGGAGGCAACGGTCTAGACTCCAATCAGCTACGAATTCCGCGCTCCCCAAGTCGGAACCCAACTCATGCAGGGCCTCGCGCACGAGGCGCCGGCGCATCATCCAGCAGCCGCGTCAAGCACCTCTTACCTCGCTGCTTACTCCTACGCGCTCGAAGACTGGGACCGACACCAAGTGGCAATAAATTCGCGACTGCCATTGACGGCGCGTGAGTAGAGCCACTGCGGAGTCAACTTTTCGTGCAGCATTTTCCAAATTGGTTTGTGCGCGTGCACATGCTCATTGCCGATGAAGATGTACTCGTCATAC
Encoded here:
- a CDS encoding helix-turn-helix transcriptional regulator, translated to MEENDKPVQAPVGTGAAIPLSLSEFSELVRLVYHGSTETVPWQSLLSEVGRLLDANWVTLVLRRPVIDRYGLVLVWKQGFPVRIATAYDQYACAIDPFVNLPLDRVLSLDEVINEADLKACEFYKQFLEPENIGQMLGFDFHASGNAQPHTLPHDGGILDCHFRICRPDTQTRFSNTDRELLKILLPHLKLAVHLHSQGDVLETERELYAGTVDRMQLGMVILDEAGKLLKMTTIASEILKENDGLGMSQGAIKADYRQGDRELQQLITEALSTATKWKPAVAAALAITRPSGRAKLGVIVRAIPLNAWSEGKRRPSVAVMIRDPERKSEASHEIMRNLFDLTPAEAALAMQLANGQTLEEASEELGIRKNTARAHLRSIFSKTGVTRQTMLVRLILSSLSMG
- a CDS encoding tyrosine-type recombinase/integrase, with the protein product MAKLTVRAIDTARPKGKPYKLTVDTGLYIRVALDGEKRWLIKYVVDGKQREARLPKPYGNSGAGFMTLSAATAENARIQALARDGIDFQVQAAEAKDAAALEAKRTKVLDASVQEMFDAWLADGVTRKDGNSELRRSFEKDVLPSIGSKRVKDVTEHHLRALLRAMVQRGVARMTTRVYNDLVQMFSWAEKRQPWRTLMIEGNPANLLEIDRILPLGSTANAERSRIFSPDEIRELRDIFSTMDAVYESAPDKRAASKPLKTETRIAMWLCLATACRIGELLQAKWEHLDLNAGMWRIPVENTKKTNGEQQDHIVYLSDFASRQFKSLYEITGEDSKWCFPARSAIAGEQHVCVKSTSKQIGDRQMQFKKRKPLKNRKNDNSLVLAKGKTGEWTPHDLRRTAATLMQSLGVSLDVIDRCQNHVIAGSKVRRHYLHYDYASEKTEAWKQLGQKIELILSETAASSSKKEYGELLPSSIDKQAFSTREATV
- a CDS encoding MaoC family dehydratase translates to MHEAQGLNPSGEVSPPRPVFASAQALVAAAGHPLGCSDWLRITQERIDQFAAATGDHQWIHVDPQRAAAGPYGATIAHGYLTLSLANLFMPQILQVDMRMGLNYGSDRVRFPAPVRVGSRLRGNGKMLTVTPLGDGGVQCVIQVTVELEGSERPACVVDSLNRYYF
- a CDS encoding acyl-CoA dehydrogenase family protein, with the protein product MTLATTDTDEAFRAEVAQWMQTHLVGRFACLRHRGGPGDEDAYPALRKAWEQLLAAGRWTCIGWPRAHGGRELSVARQIIFHEEYARAGGPGRMGHLGETLLGPTLIAHGSAEQQRRFLPGIVAGTDYWCQGYSEPGAGSDLANVQTRARLDADTGEWVIDGQKVWTSLAQDSQWIFVLARCEAGSRGHSGLVFLLVALDQPGVEVRPIRQITGTCEFNEVFFDGARTPAAHAVGAPGEGWKVAMALLGFERGLSWIDQQMHFEHQLALVCDAARATGADQVPALRARIGHAALGLKVMHYNTLRTMSAQLSGELSREAYINKHYWSHWHRDLGKLAMDVLGLEGDILLDDFSRTRLQQIFLFSRSDTIVAGTSEIQLNIIAERALGMPKEPRPAR
- a CDS encoding acyl-CoA dehydrogenase family protein; the encoded protein is MSGYVDFSLSADQRMIRDAAADFLAAQSPSGAVRQAMESERGFDPALWTRMGVEMGWCALPIAEACGGLALSWVEVALLLEQMGRRLVCSPYFATVCLAATALQESGNATACAAWLPRIADGTLRATLAFGETGIGWDPARVTAIARRTDSGFVLEGSFRHVPDGAQAEVLLVPALLDQSPALFAVPAGTPGLRATEHRGMDLTRRTAEVVLPEVQLPPEALVAEGGRAATALQRTEALAAIALAAEQLGGAQQCLDLTLAYVAERVQFGRTLASFQAVKHRCAEMMVRIESTRSAVTGAARAASEADVTTAELLLEAACAKSFASDAFFFCAQEAIQLHGGVGFTWEYDPQLYFKRAQAGTQWLGTPDLLRERAAAALLGDAQHLSCTP
- a CDS encoding SDR family oxidoreductase; amino-acid sequence: MKICEQRTVIITGAGGGLGRAYALAFAEAGAQVVVNDIRLDAAQEVADTIAAAGGQALANGGDIVTMRGAQDIVAQAIARFGDVHVLVNNAGNLRDRMFVSMDDEDWDEVMRVHLRGHFCLSNTLARHWRDRKKAGASVDARIINTSSGAGLQGSVGQSNYSCAKAGIAALTLVQAAELRRYDISVNALAPAARTAMTQSTQAMAARVQVPTDDSFDFWDPANVASLVVFLGSPLSAHITGRVFEASGGQVSLSDGWRVGALRDKGARWDPAELGPVIDALIAEAATPQPVYGA
- a CDS encoding SDR family oxidoreductase, with the translated sequence MVPLSPPPYPTTAHGLAKGKSVLITAAAGAGIGYAAARRFAEEGCRALMISDIHPRRLEEAAEKLRAETGHAHIHTQLCDVTQEDQVQALVAAAEDKLGGTDVLINNAGLGGSRRVVDMSDSEWLQVLDVTLTGTFRMTRAMLGPMQARRAGAIVNNASVIGWRAQKEQAHYAAAKAGVMALTRCSALEAAEYGVRINAIAPSIAMHDFLRKVAPADMLEMLAQKEAFGRPAEVWEMANVMVFLASDYASYLVGEVLSASSQHA